Within the Vagococcus carniphilus genome, the region ATGCTTTTTATCCTCGAAATGAGTTTGCTATGCAAATTGATACAGAAGAAGCACCACCATTCTTTGATGTTTCACCAACTCATAAAGCAGCAACTTGGTTACTAGCACCAAATGCACCTAAAGTAACACCGCCTGCTGAAATAGTTCGTCGTCGTGAAAAATATAAAGAACGTTTTGGAGCATAGGAAAGGGGTGATTGGATGCAAGAGCTAAAAGATAAAAAAGTTTTATTAGATGTAAAAAATCTTAAACAACATTTTAATGTTGGAAGAGAAGATGAGGTAAAAGCTGTTGATGGGATTAGTTTTTCAATTTATGAAGGGGAAACATTTGGACTAGTTGGTGAGTCAGGCTGTGGTAAATCTACAACAGGTCGAAGTATTATTCGCTTGTATCATCCAACTAGTGGGGAAATTCAATTTGATGGTGAGGATATTGCTAAAATCAAAGGTCGTAAAAATTTGAATCAGTTTAGACGTGATGTTCAAATGATTTATCAAGATCCTTATGCTTCTTTGAATCCACGAATGAAAGTAAAGGATATTATCGCTGAGGGAATTGATGTTCATGGTTTAGCCAAAAATGATGAAGATCGAACTAATCGAGTTAATGAATTATTGAAAACGGTAGGTCTTGATCCAAGTCATGGAACTCGTTATCCACATGAGTTTTCTGGAGGACAAAGACAAAGAATTGGTATTGCACGTGCACTAGCTGTAGAGCCTAAGTTTATTATTTGTGATGAACCTATCTCAGCTTTAGATGTGTCCATCCAAGCTCAAGTTGTGAATTTACTGCAAGAATTACAAGAGCAACAAAAATTAACTTATTTATTTATTGCTCATGATTTATCTATGGTTAAATATATTAGTGATCGTATTGGAGTTATGTATTTTGGGAGATTAGTAGAGGTCGGAACAGCAGAAGAAATTTATAATTATGGTTTGCATCCTTATACTGAAAGTTTGTTATCTGCTATTCCATTACCAGACCCAGACTATGAAAGAAATCGCCAACGAATCACATACAAGCCAAATCAACAAGATACAAAGGAACGTAGTTTGCGTGAAGTTGGTCCCGAGCATTTTGTTTATTGTAGTGAAGATGAAGTTGAGATGTACAGGGATAAACTATTGAAGAAGAAAGATCAGTAGATATTTCCCC harbors:
- a CDS encoding ABC transporter ATP-binding protein; this encodes MQELKDKKVLLDVKNLKQHFNVGREDEVKAVDGISFSIYEGETFGLVGESGCGKSTTGRSIIRLYHPTSGEIQFDGEDIAKIKGRKNLNQFRRDVQMIYQDPYASLNPRMKVKDIIAEGIDVHGLAKNDEDRTNRVNELLKTVGLDPSHGTRYPHEFSGGQRQRIGIARALAVEPKFIICDEPISALDVSIQAQVVNLLQELQEQQKLTYLFIAHDLSMVKYISDRIGVMYFGRLVEVGTAEEIYNYGLHPYTESLLSAIPLPDPDYERNRQRITYKPNQQDTKERSLREVGPEHFVYCSEDEVEMYRDKLLKKKDQ